A window of Pirellula sp. SH-Sr6A contains these coding sequences:
- a CDS encoding type III polyketide synthase, giving the protein MTACLRSFRTQLPSIGIDQEDAARLASSLEISLRWNHAIPALYRKSGVGHRYSVLLHDQAESDSVPQDFYLPRAESTNGPSTSQRMAAYEQFAPPLLEAACRNAMEDAGIHPTEIHNLITVSCTGFCAPGIDHRLMGAIGMSPHIHRTHVGFMGCHGMINGMRTADAIVRADPNAIALVGAVELCSLHQQYTDDPQQLVANALFADGAAGVMVVHRNHAVTAADKGWEILSTHSIWIPDTDRAMSWKISDHGFVMQLSPEVPSVLRNSLHEPVSHWLSSHGLSIEQIDHWAIHPGGPRILDACEAAFRLPASKVEDSRAVLRECGNMSSPTVIFILERITAGLDPASTSPVYCLMIAFGPGLHAELMLLRKVPG; this is encoded by the coding sequence ATGACGGCGTGTCTGCGGTCGTTTCGAACACAGCTCCCTTCGATCGGAATCGATCAGGAGGATGCCGCGCGTCTCGCGAGCAGTCTGGAGATCAGTTTGCGGTGGAATCATGCAATACCTGCTTTGTATCGAAAGTCGGGAGTCGGTCATCGTTACTCCGTTTTGCTTCATGATCAAGCCGAATCGGATTCAGTTCCCCAGGACTTCTATTTACCTAGGGCCGAATCGACGAATGGCCCATCGACTAGTCAACGCATGGCAGCCTATGAACAGTTCGCGCCTCCGTTGTTGGAAGCTGCGTGTCGAAACGCGATGGAAGATGCCGGTATCCATCCCACGGAAATACACAACTTGATCACAGTTTCGTGCACTGGATTTTGCGCGCCTGGTATCGATCATCGGCTTATGGGTGCGATCGGAATGAGTCCCCACATTCACCGAACGCACGTTGGGTTTATGGGGTGCCACGGTATGATCAACGGAATGCGAACAGCGGATGCGATTGTTCGAGCCGATCCGAACGCGATTGCGCTCGTCGGCGCCGTCGAACTTTGTAGCCTTCATCAGCAATACACGGACGACCCACAGCAACTCGTCGCCAATGCGTTGTTTGCGGATGGAGCAGCAGGAGTAATGGTGGTCCATCGTAATCACGCCGTGACGGCCGCTGACAAGGGGTGGGAGATTTTATCGACCCATTCGATTTGGATTCCTGATACCGATCGAGCCATGTCGTGGAAGATCAGCGACCATGGATTTGTCATGCAGCTTTCCCCCGAAGTGCCAAGCGTACTCCGAAACAGCTTGCATGAACCGGTTTCCCATTGGCTTTCTTCGCACGGACTGTCGATCGAGCAGATCGATCACTGGGCAATCCACCCAGGAGGCCCTCGCATTTTGGATGCTTGCGAGGCCGCTTTTCGATTGCCGGCCAGCAAGGTGGAGGACTCGCGAGCAGTCCTTCGGGAATGCGGAAACATGTCTTCCCCAACCGTGATTTTCATTCTCGAACGAATCACCGCTGGCTTGGATCCCGCTTCTACCTCCCCGGTTTATTGTCTTATGATTGCGTTCGGCCCTGGGCTTCATGCGGAGCTCATGCTTCTCCGAAAGGTTCCCGGCTAA
- the yhdJ gene encoding adenine-specific DNA-methyltransferase, with product MRDDHKTIERFSRDEEHAIYWGDVLKVMEECVPDQSIDLLFADPPYNIGKQYDSFLDRWESDEAYADWCYQWLALGLRKLKPTGSLYVMSSTQAMPYLDLFLRKRSTVLARIVWHYDSSGVQAKRKFGSMYEPILHCVMNPNQYTFNADAVRVDAPTGSVRRLIDYRKSPPVPYNSSKVPGNVWEFPRVRYRMNEYEHHPTQKPEALLERMLLASSHPGDCILDLFSGTFTASAVAKRLGRRSIGIEQSGEYVKIGLRRLSICETFQGELLVPIQKPYVRKNKSLR from the coding sequence TTGCGGGATGATCACAAGACCATCGAACGATTCAGCCGAGACGAGGAGCATGCCATCTATTGGGGAGATGTCCTGAAAGTCATGGAGGAGTGTGTTCCCGATCAATCCATCGATCTTCTTTTCGCGGACCCACCCTATAACATCGGCAAGCAATACGATTCGTTTTTGGACCGTTGGGAATCCGACGAAGCCTACGCGGATTGGTGCTATCAATGGCTGGCACTCGGGCTCCGAAAACTAAAGCCAACAGGATCGCTCTACGTCATGTCCAGCACACAAGCGATGCCGTATCTCGATTTGTTTCTCCGCAAGCGATCCACAGTGCTGGCGAGAATCGTGTGGCATTACGATAGCTCGGGAGTTCAAGCGAAGCGGAAATTCGGTTCGATGTACGAACCGATATTGCACTGTGTTATGAATCCGAATCAATACACCTTCAACGCCGATGCGGTACGTGTGGATGCCCCCACGGGCTCGGTCCGACGCTTGATCGATTATCGCAAATCTCCCCCCGTTCCCTACAATAGCTCTAAAGTTCCAGGGAACGTTTGGGAGTTCCCCCGTGTTCGCTATCGTATGAACGAATACGAACATCACCCAACTCAGAAACCGGAAGCACTTTTGGAACGGATGCTTCTCGCTAGCAGTCATCCTGGAGATTGCATTCTCGATCTGTTCTCTGGGACCTTCACCGCGAGCGCCGTCGCAAAACGCTTGGGACGCCGATCGATCGGAATCGAACAATCGGGCGAATACGTCAAAATTGGTTTGAGAAGGCTTTCGATCTGCGAAACCTTCCAAGGAGAACTCCTCGTTCCCATCCAAAAACCTTACGTCCGAAAAAATAAGAGCTTGCGTTAG
- a CDS encoding methyltransferase domain-containing protein, which produces MHTRHLVPELMDDPELDIAEHQLALAGLRLINQWSGTAKRIAAEINALIKMRKLKHCRILDLGCGSGDIACDVASRIANHHPISVTGWDFSETAVAQATANRDRRLAPTKHACEVRFECRNALDTSLAAQKPRPFDIVYCSLFLHHFTDGQSLELLARMASLAEHALVVDDLIRSRRGWLLAQSGCRLLSRSPIVHFDGPQSVRAAFTISEIREIAADAGLHPISVRRCWPMRFLLRWERTE; this is translated from the coding sequence ATGCATACACGTCACCTAGTCCCCGAGCTAATGGACGATCCAGAGCTGGACATCGCCGAACACCAATTGGCTTTGGCTGGTCTGAGACTCATCAATCAATGGAGTGGAACGGCGAAGCGCATCGCCGCCGAAATCAACGCATTGATCAAGATGAGGAAGCTAAAACATTGCCGTATCCTCGACTTGGGGTGCGGGAGCGGCGACATCGCTTGCGACGTTGCAAGTCGGATAGCAAATCACCATCCCATATCGGTAACCGGATGGGACTTTAGCGAAACGGCCGTCGCGCAAGCGACCGCAAATCGCGATCGAAGACTTGCCCCAACGAAGCATGCATGCGAAGTTCGATTCGAATGTCGCAATGCGTTAGATACGAGCTTAGCGGCGCAGAAACCTCGACCGTTTGACATCGTCTACTGCTCGCTGTTTTTGCATCACTTTACCGATGGGCAATCGTTGGAACTTTTAGCTCGGATGGCATCGCTCGCGGAGCATGCTTTGGTCGTGGACGATTTGATCCGATCGAGAAGAGGTTGGCTGCTAGCTCAATCGGGGTGCCGATTGCTCTCCCGTTCTCCGATCGTTCATTTCGATGGTCCGCAATCGGTTCGAGCCGCGTTCACTATCTCGGAAATTCGCGAGATCGCTGCGGATGCTGGACTGCATCCCATCTCCGTTCGAAGATGTTGGCCAATGCGATTCCTTTTAAGATGGGAGCGGACTGAGTAA
- a CDS encoding type IV pilus twitching motility protein PilT has translation MIASRPNKTTIENAAERLEDEMAIEWEWDSIQGDFRTWFGEGAKRGASDLHLIADYPPMLRTFGKLVPIENVSLTEERILDALRPIVTDEKLTRMASVKNCDLAIAVRFDEETIRLRINLFLSNGKVGACIRFIPDQIPSFSWASFPEDIARRLIEFPHGLVLFAGITGAGKSTSLAMIIQRLNRQGGSRIVTIEDPIEYRFPVCPASLVTQREIGTDVETFHDGLKYGLRQDPDVILVGEIRDQETAKMALSAAETGHLVFSTLHTRDAKGAISRYADFFPQSVQNEVRSQLASSLRAVICQRLIESVTPNEKQELALEILFNNAPIGAAIRNGKLESVDNYILTGRNEGMVTMDESLRRLVAGGLVRKEVAELWMVDRS, from the coding sequence ATGATAGCCTCCCGCCCAAACAAAACAACGATCGAAAATGCTGCAGAGCGGCTGGAGGATGAAATGGCCATCGAATGGGAATGGGATTCAATCCAAGGAGATTTTCGCACTTGGTTTGGCGAAGGAGCAAAGCGAGGAGCGTCGGATCTTCACCTGATCGCGGACTATCCACCCATGCTTCGAACTTTTGGAAAGCTAGTCCCGATCGAAAATGTATCGCTCACAGAAGAGCGGATTCTCGATGCCCTCCGACCTATCGTCACCGACGAGAAGCTGACGCGAATGGCCTCTGTTAAGAATTGCGATCTTGCTATCGCAGTTCGATTCGATGAAGAAACGATTCGATTGCGGATCAATCTCTTCTTGAGTAACGGAAAGGTCGGTGCATGCATTCGTTTCATTCCAGATCAAATCCCTAGCTTTTCTTGGGCATCGTTCCCCGAAGATATTGCACGTCGATTGATTGAGTTTCCCCATGGATTGGTTCTGTTTGCCGGGATTACAGGGGCGGGAAAGAGCACTTCGCTGGCGATGATTATCCAGCGATTGAATCGACAGGGTGGTTCCAGGATCGTCACGATTGAAGACCCGATCGAGTATCGGTTTCCCGTTTGTCCCGCTTCCTTGGTGACGCAACGGGAAATAGGGACCGATGTGGAGACGTTTCATGACGGTTTGAAGTATGGGCTTCGGCAAGACCCCGACGTGATCTTGGTCGGTGAAATTCGAGATCAAGAAACAGCGAAGATGGCGTTGAGCGCTGCCGAGACGGGGCATTTGGTCTTTTCCACCTTGCATACACGCGACGCGAAGGGGGCGATCTCCCGTTATGCGGATTTCTTTCCGCAGTCGGTACAGAATGAAGTCCGATCGCAGTTGGCTTCTTCGCTCCGCGCTGTCATTTGCCAGCGATTGATCGAGAGCGTTACTCCGAACGAAAAACAAGAGCTTGCGCTGGAGATTCTCTTCAACAACGCGCCGATCGGCGCAGCGATCCGAAATGGAAAGCTCGAAAGTGTCGACAACTACATACTCACAGGTCGAAACGAAGGGATGGTCACCATGGACGAGTCCCTTCGCAGGTTGGTAGCTGGCGGTTTGGTCCGTAAAGAAGTTGCCGAGCTATGGATGGTCGATCGATCGTAG
- a CDS encoding NAD(P)/FAD-dependent oxidoreductase has protein sequence METDWDCVVIGAGVAGLSFAIRAARGGHRVLILEAKTFPREKVCGGCLNRRAQGHLKELGILGRVMALGTPIEELVVDCQGTLSSWKVPTMLSIRRSTLDQVLAETAIAAGCEIRWNTRGTVVEAGESGPATVKLQKEGETRAATFVHAGMVAVAAGLTRSPIQKDPRWNQQISDRSRIGVHALCHLSDLHSQLGSCEWLRSLVAQRQLHMLVGKSGYLGICLSDDGYVDFAAAIDPDRIENRQCIGGTVDSILQDCQRDSLFGRLHTEWFATPPLTRSSAVVGIGRTFLVGDALGYVEPFTGEGMSWAFASAKRLAALFGSSQEEGWMQLAKHWNDWARQERSTKTWVATWVAAQARKPNRCKWILRGLDVFPPVRRFLVRKAMQ, from the coding sequence TTGGAAACTGATTGGGACTGCGTCGTGATCGGTGCTGGAGTGGCGGGCCTTAGTTTTGCGATCCGAGCGGCTCGAGGCGGGCATCGGGTTTTGATTCTGGAGGCAAAGACGTTTCCACGTGAAAAAGTATGTGGTGGCTGTCTGAACCGTCGTGCTCAAGGGCACTTGAAAGAACTAGGAATCCTGGGACGGGTCATGGCGCTAGGAACTCCAATCGAGGAACTCGTCGTTGATTGCCAAGGGACTTTGTCTTCGTGGAAAGTGCCCACCATGCTTAGCATTCGACGTTCGACACTCGATCAAGTGTTGGCAGAGACAGCCATTGCTGCGGGATGCGAGATTCGCTGGAACACACGCGGAACAGTCGTGGAGGCAGGCGAATCGGGACCAGCGACTGTGAAATTGCAGAAGGAAGGGGAGACACGTGCGGCAACATTTGTTCACGCAGGGATGGTGGCCGTCGCGGCTGGACTGACCCGTTCTCCTATTCAAAAGGATCCGAGATGGAATCAACAGATCTCAGATCGTTCTAGGATTGGTGTACACGCTCTTTGTCATTTATCGGATTTGCATTCTCAGCTTGGAAGCTGCGAATGGTTGCGATCGCTCGTCGCCCAAAGGCAGCTTCATATGCTCGTGGGCAAGTCCGGATATTTGGGGATTTGTCTCTCGGATGACGGATATGTTGATTTCGCTGCAGCCATCGATCCCGATAGAATTGAGAACCGGCAATGTATCGGGGGGACGGTCGATTCCATTCTTCAAGATTGCCAGCGCGATAGCCTCTTTGGGAGACTCCATACAGAGTGGTTCGCAACTCCACCCCTGACCCGTAGCTCTGCCGTGGTGGGGATCGGACGAACATTCTTAGTTGGAGATGCGCTCGGTTACGTCGAGCCATTCACGGGAGAAGGCATGTCCTGGGCGTTCGCTAGTGCGAAGCGATTGGCTGCATTGTTTGGTTCTTCTCAAGAAGAAGGATGGATGCAATTAGCCAAGCATTGGAACGACTGGGCGCGGCAGGAACGCTCGACGAAGACTTGGGTGGCGACATGGGTTGCTGCGCAGGCGCGAAAACCCAATCGATGCAAATGGATTTTGCGAGGACTGGATGTATTCCCTCCAGTTCGTCGCTTTCTCGTCAGAAAGGCAATGCAATGA